AAAATTTTATGAAGAGGCCCTTGTAGTTGATGTTTCTCTTCGCGGTTGGTATAATTATTCAGTATAATTACTTGCATGAATATGTTATAAAATACAGATTCTTGCTATATTTTATGGGGATACATAATGATATATCTTTTTGTTCTTTTAGGACTGGTAATTATTATATTAATATATATGAGATATGAAACAAGCATGGTAAAAGTAGAAAGGATTAAATTTACCCTCAGCAAAAAAGGACTGAAAATTATTCAGCTTTCAGATATTCATATAAAGTTTCTTAGAGTCCCGGTCCAAACAATAAAGAAGGTTATATCCAAGGAAAAGCCGGACATAATCATTTTAACAGGAGATTACATTGATAAGCCATGCCATGTGGAAATGTTTTTGGATTTTATCAGGCAAATCAGGAATAATGCAGTAGTATATTTATGTTTGGGAAATCATGATTACGAGGCTTTTAAACAGTATGATAACGACAGTATAGCCCAGAATAGTAAAATCCAGCATTTTATAGAAGCTTTGGAAAGTAACGGTGTTAGTGTTTTACATAACCGTGCTGTCCGTTATACAAAAGATGGAGTAAAATACAATATTATAGGTATTGAAGATTTAAGTGCAGGAAAGCCGAACATAAATAAAGTGCTTGGTTTTTGTTGCAAAGAAGCTTTTGCAAACATTGCATTTTCCCATAATCCTGATATAGTTTTTGAAATACCCAAAGGGAAAGTAGATTACCTGCTTTGCGGCCATTTTCATGGGGGTCAGATATGGCTGCCTTTTAACCTGGAATTTAAGTTGCTGCGCAATGAAAAGCTTTGTAAAATGGGTATAAGCCGAGGTCTTCACAGGATAAACGGGATCAACCTTTATATTAGCCGTGGACTTGGCAATGTTTGTTTCCCTTTAAGGTTTTTATCAAAGCCGGAAATAACTATCTTTCATTTACCTTAGTCATCATCAATCCGGTTATACCGTGTTTCTTCCCTTTAAATCGGGATTGTAAATTTATCCTACCACATCCACCATACTTTTAACTGCGTATTTAACTTGAAAAATATGCGGTTTTTTATTTTATGTCATAAGTAAGTATGTTATACTAATAAATATTATTGAGACGTGCAGATTTCAGCATGTATATTGACACGGAAGGAGAATATTATGTACCAAAATATTGTAAATTTGTTAAAAATTGTATTTATATCTGCTATACCTTTGATTGAACAAAGAGGAGCAATACCTGTAGGTATTCTTGTATATAAGTTTGACCCGCTTGTAGTTTTTTTTGCAAGTTTTCTGGGGAGTCTTATCCCTGTACCTTTTATTTTACTTTTATTCAATATTATTTTCGATTGGATGAAAAGGTTTAAGTTTTTAAGTTGGTTTAATAATTTTGTTGAAAACAAAGTAAGAAAAGGATCGGCAAAGGTAGAGAAGTATAAGGAAATAGGACTTATAATTTTTGTAGCCATACCTCTCCCCTCTACCGGTCTCTGGACAGGAAGTGCAATTGCTGCTTTCCTTGGGCTGGACATCAAGAAATCTTTTCTATGCATCGCCCTGGGAGGAATTATTTCAGCGATTGCCATAACCATTATCACTATTGTATTCCCTGCACTATTGGGATATTGAAAACAAGTAAACAACACTAGTATTGCTTCTAAAACCCCGGCTACTTTTTACCCTTTTCGTATCCCGGTTTACCTAGAAGTGTGAACATGTTTTTCTTGTAAGCTTCAACCCCTGGCTGGTCAAAGGGATTGACTCCCTGGAGGTATCCGCTTATACCACAGGCCTTTTCAAAGAAATAAATAAGGCTCCCCAAATAGTAGGCATTAAGCTCCGGTATGTCAACTATAAGGTTGGGGACACCGCCATCAGTATGCGCCATAATAGTACCTTCCATAGCCTTTTTATTTACAAAATCCATAGTTTTGCCTGCCAGGTAGTTCAATCCGTCCATATCATCCTTCTCCGCTTTTATTGTCATGTCTCTGCCAGGTTTCTCTACATTCAGCACTGTCTCAAATATATTCCTCAAGCCGTCCTGTATATATTGCCCCATGGAATGTAAATCAGCTGTAAAATCAACTCCTGCCGGGAATATTCCCTTTTGGTCCTTTCCCTCACTTTCTCCATACAACTGTTTCCACCATTCGGTAAAATAGTGGAGAGAGGGTTCATAGTTTACCATAATTTCTGTAGTCTTGCCTTTTCTGTAAAGGGCATTACGTACTGCTGCATATTGGTAGCATTCATTTTCCGTTAAATTAGATTTGTTATACTCCCTGTAAGCAGCAGCCGC
This genomic interval from Bacillota bacterium contains the following:
- a CDS encoding metallophosphoesterase, which translates into the protein MIYLFVLLGLVIIILIYMRYETSMVKVERIKFTLSKKGLKIIQLSDIHIKFLRVPVQTIKKVISKEKPDIIILTGDYIDKPCHVEMFLDFIRQIRNNAVVYLCLGNHDYEAFKQYDNDSIAQNSKIQHFIEALESNGVSVLHNRAVRYTKDGVKYNIIGIEDLSAGKPNINKVLGFCCKEAFANIAFSHNPDIVFEIPKGKVDYLLCGHFHGGQIWLPFNLEFKLLRNEKLCKMGISRGLHRINGINLYISRGLGNVCFPLRFLSKPEITIFHLP
- a CDS encoding small multi-drug export protein, producing MVNLLKIVFISAIPLIEQRGAIPVGILVYKFDPLVVFFASFLGSLIPVPFILLLFNIIFDWMKRFKFLSWFNNFVENKVRKGSAKVEKYKEIGLIIFVAIPLPSTGLWTGSAIAAFLGLDIKKSFLCIALGGIISAIAITIITIVFPALLGY